Proteins found in one Haloferax litoreum genomic segment:
- the cutA gene encoding divalent-cation tolerance protein CutA, whose amino-acid sequence MPTVYVTAPPAAADDLARALVEERLAACVNRLTCRSTYRWEGEVHDGDEVILLAKTTDERYEEFVSRVVELHPYDVPCIERFDESHVLEAYATWVEDEVR is encoded by the coding sequence ATGCCAACCGTCTACGTTACAGCACCGCCTGCTGCGGCGGACGACCTCGCTCGAGCGCTCGTCGAAGAACGTCTCGCCGCCTGTGTGAACCGCCTCACCTGTCGCTCTACCTACCGATGGGAGGGCGAGGTCCACGACGGCGACGAGGTCATCCTCCTCGCGAAGACGACCGACGAACGATACGAAGAGTTCGTCTCACGAGTCGTCGAACTCCACCCCTACGACGTCCCCTGCATCGAGCGGTTCGACGAATCTCACGTCCTAGAAGCGTACGCGACGTGGGTCGAAGACGAAGTGCGATAG
- the glpA gene encoding anaerobic glycerol-3-phosphate dehydrogenase subunit GlpA, whose translation MNKSPSVLVIGGGSTGTGIARDLAMRGLDVTLVEKGNLTHGTTGRMHGLLHSGGRYAVSDQPSARECIVENRVLRRIAGHCVEMTGGLFVQRPEDSDEYFEKKLEGCRECGIPAEVLSAEEAREVEPYLAKDIKRAIKVPDGAIDPFRLCVANAASAVEHGARIETHSEVTDVLVEDGEVVGVEVTHQTGSGPYVHGEPGTVEEIYADYVVNATGAWAGQVGDLAGVDVEVRPSKGVMTIMNTRQVDTVVNRCRPKGDADIIVPHETTCILGTTDEEVEDPEDYPEEGWEVDLMIDTLSELVPMLKEARTIRSFWGVRPLYEPPGTGTEDPTDITREFFLLDHESRDDLPGMTSIVGGKLTTYRMMAEKISDHVCEKLGVDSECRTADVPLPGSEDFSVLRDYMDDFNLRSPIGRRSVQRLGSRADEVLTSVDPNPVVCECEAVTRAEIRDSLETAGTDLNSVRIQTRASMGNCQGAICCHRMANELAPEYDEETVRASLDDLYQERWKGERHAMWGEQLSQTALKHMLHVTTMNRDGDPATVDKDIDFAAFDDGSSEGGDAAGASSDSAVADGGQKRRAADDEHEGGADGDN comes from the coding sequence ATGAACAAATCGCCGAGCGTCCTCGTCATTGGCGGGGGGTCGACCGGAACAGGCATCGCGCGAGACCTCGCGATGCGTGGACTGGACGTCACCCTCGTCGAGAAGGGGAACCTCACACACGGGACGACGGGGCGGATGCACGGCCTGCTCCACAGTGGCGGTCGGTACGCGGTGTCCGACCAGCCATCTGCGAGGGAGTGCATCGTAGAAAACCGCGTCCTCCGACGAATCGCGGGACACTGTGTCGAGATGACGGGCGGACTGTTCGTCCAGCGCCCGGAAGACTCCGACGAGTACTTCGAGAAGAAGTTGGAAGGGTGCCGCGAGTGCGGTATCCCCGCCGAAGTTCTCTCGGCCGAAGAGGCCCGCGAGGTAGAACCGTACCTTGCCAAAGATATCAAACGGGCTATCAAAGTTCCCGACGGCGCTATCGACCCGTTCCGACTCTGTGTCGCGAACGCCGCGAGCGCCGTCGAACACGGTGCCCGTATCGAGACGCACTCCGAGGTCACAGACGTCCTCGTCGAAGACGGCGAAGTCGTCGGCGTCGAAGTGACCCACCAGACCGGGAGTGGCCCGTACGTCCACGGTGAACCCGGGACAGTCGAAGAGATATACGCCGACTACGTCGTCAACGCGACGGGCGCGTGGGCGGGACAAGTCGGTGACCTCGCCGGCGTCGACGTCGAAGTCAGACCGTCGAAGGGCGTCATGACCATCATGAACACCCGGCAGGTCGACACCGTCGTCAACCGTTGTCGGCCGAAGGGTGACGCCGACATCATCGTCCCGCACGAGACGACGTGTATTCTCGGTACGACCGACGAAGAGGTCGAAGACCCAGAAGACTACCCCGAAGAGGGGTGGGAAGTCGACCTGATGATAGACACCCTCTCGGAACTCGTCCCGATGCTGAAGGAAGCGCGGACGATTCGGTCGTTCTGGGGTGTCCGTCCACTCTACGAACCGCCGGGAACGGGGACGGAAGACCCGACAGATATCACACGCGAGTTCTTCCTCCTCGACCACGAGTCGCGCGACGACTTACCCGGCATGACCAGCATCGTCGGCGGGAAACTCACGACCTACCGGATGATGGCCGAGAAGATTTCGGACCACGTCTGCGAGAAACTCGGCGTCGACTCCGAGTGTCGCACCGCCGACGTCCCGCTCCCGGGGAGCGAGGATTTCTCCGTCCTCCGTGACTACATGGACGACTTCAATCTGCGCTCGCCCATCGGCCGCCGGTCGGTTCAGCGACTCGGGTCGCGCGCCGACGAGGTACTCACCAGCGTCGACCCCAACCCGGTCGTTTGTGAGTGTGAGGCCGTCACCCGCGCCGAGATTCGAGACTCGCTGGAAACAGCGGGGACGGACCTCAACTCGGTTCGCATCCAGACGCGCGCCTCGATGGGGAACTGTCAGGGCGCGATATGCTGTCACCGGATGGCGAACGAACTCGCCCCCGAGTACGACGAAGAGACCGTCCGCGCGTCGCTGGACGACCTCTATCAAGAACGCTGGAAGGGTGAACGCCACGCGATGTGGGGCGAACAACTCTCTCAGACGGCGCTCAAACACATGCTCCACGTCACGACGATGAACCGCGACGGAGACCCCGCGACGGTGGACAAAGACATCGACTTCGCGGCGTTCGACGACGGTTCCTCGGAGGGTGGAGACGCCGCAGGTGCGTCCTCAGACAGTGCCGTCGCCGATGGCGGCCAAAAGCGCCGTGCTGCCGACGACGAGCACGAAGGAGGTGCCGATGGCGATAACTGA
- a CDS encoding anaerobic glycerol-3-phosphate dehydrogenase subunit C, with protein MSDAESPTNPTLTPDAQTDDFEAVDVFAESTDMDLRPGADNCYKCTACDVSCPVAEVDDEFPGPKFQGPEQWRLKRKDDAAVDDSIMSCSNCMRCDDACPSGVPLSQMHNTARGEYVDEEMDKLSREYVRNRILANYGTLAQLGSMFPRLTNAVMGNSVVQQINEKVLGITAERDFPEFATQTFREWWNERGGPQVRSEEKRVAYFHGCYSNYNTPEVGKAMVRIFESFGYEVVVPKQRCSGTPMFANGMLDDAKRAAGINVENFSGLIPEGYDIIASCTSCSMSLRQEYPELFDINGIEDLSAHTYEALEYLRIHEDLESEIREASVSDQSFAYHAPCHGRNQGLDRQAVELFRELDGVNIEDVGDSCSGISGTYGWKEEKYDKSMQIGSDMFDHMEHAEGNVGMTECPTCSMQMEHGTGYDIKHPLQLLEEALV; from the coding sequence ATGAGCGACGCAGAATCACCGACGAACCCGACACTCACCCCGGATGCACAGACAGACGACTTCGAAGCAGTCGACGTGTTTGCAGAGAGCACCGACATGGACCTCCGTCCCGGCGCGGACAACTGTTACAAGTGCACCGCCTGCGACGTGTCCTGTCCGGTCGCCGAAGTCGACGACGAGTTCCCCGGGCCGAAGTTCCAGGGGCCAGAACAGTGGCGTCTGAAGCGCAAAGACGACGCTGCCGTCGACGACTCCATCATGTCGTGTTCGAACTGCATGCGCTGTGACGACGCCTGCCCGTCGGGTGTCCCGCTCAGCCAGATGCACAACACGGCCCGCGGCGAGTACGTCGACGAGGAAATGGACAAACTCTCGCGTGAGTACGTCCGCAACCGCATCCTCGCGAACTACGGGACGCTCGCCCAACTGGGTAGCATGTTCCCCCGCCTGACGAACGCCGTCATGGGGAATTCGGTCGTCCAACAGATAAACGAGAAAGTCCTCGGCATCACCGCCGAACGCGACTTCCCCGAGTTCGCCACACAGACGTTCCGTGAGTGGTGGAACGAACGCGGTGGTCCACAGGTCCGCTCCGAAGAAAAGCGGGTCGCCTACTTCCACGGGTGTTACTCTAACTACAACACCCCCGAAGTCGGGAAGGCGATGGTGCGCATCTTCGAGTCGTTCGGCTACGAAGTCGTCGTCCCCAAGCAACGCTGTTCGGGGACGCCGATGTTCGCAAACGGGATGCTAGACGACGCGAAACGCGCCGCCGGCATCAACGTCGAGAACTTCTCCGGTCTCATTCCGGAGGGGTACGACATCATCGCGTCGTGTACCTCCTGTTCGATGTCGCTCCGACAGGAGTACCCCGAACTGTTCGACATCAACGGTATCGAAGACCTCTCTGCACACACGTACGAGGCGCTCGAATACCTCCGCATCCACGAGGACCTCGAAAGTGAGATTCGTGAGGCGTCGGTGTCCGACCAGTCGTTCGCCTACCACGCCCCGTGTCACGGCCGGAATCAAGGCCTCGACCGGCAAGCAGTCGAACTCTTCCGCGAACTCGACGGTGTGAACATCGAAGACGTCGGCGACTCTTGCTCCGGCATCTCCGGCACCTACGGGTGGAAAGAAGAGAAGTACGACAAGTCGATGCAAATCGGCTCGGACATGTTCGACCACATGGAGCACGCCGAGGGGAACGTCGGTATGACGGAGTGTCCGACCTGTTCGATGCAGATGGAACACGGCACTGGGTACGACATCAAACACCCACTCCAACTCCTCGAAGAAGCGCTGGTCTGA
- the aglF gene encoding UTP--glucose-1-phosphate uridylyltransferase AglF, whose protein sequence is MQAVVLAAGRGTRLRPLTKEKPKGMVEVDGKPILTHCFDQLVELGADKIVVVVGYKKEVIISHYGDEYRGIPITYSHQREQKGLAHALLTVEEHIDDDFMLMLGDNIFQANLDDVVRRQREERADAAFLIEEVEWDEASRYGVCVTNDYGEIIEVIEKPEDPPSNLVMTGFYTFTPSIFHACHLVQPSNRGEYEISEAIDLLIRSGRTIDAIRLDGWRLDIGYPEDRDEAERRLQKEIQSTEAVSD, encoded by the coding sequence ATGCAAGCAGTCGTCTTGGCCGCAGGGAGGGGGACTCGTCTCCGCCCACTCACGAAAGAGAAGCCCAAAGGAATGGTCGAGGTCGACGGGAAGCCAATTCTAACGCACTGCTTCGACCAGCTAGTCGAACTCGGTGCCGACAAAATCGTGGTCGTCGTCGGCTACAAAAAAGAAGTGATTATCAGCCACTACGGCGACGAATACCGCGGTATCCCGATTACGTACTCCCACCAACGGGAACAGAAAGGGCTTGCGCACGCGCTCTTAACCGTCGAAGAACACATCGACGACGATTTTATGTTGATGTTAGGAGACAACATCTTTCAAGCGAATCTCGACGATGTGGTGCGACGACAACGCGAAGAGCGAGCAGATGCAGCTTTCCTGATCGAGGAAGTAGAGTGGGACGAAGCTTCGCGCTACGGTGTGTGCGTTACGAACGATTACGGAGAGATTATCGAAGTCATCGAGAAACCCGAGGACCCACCGTCGAATCTCGTGATGACTGGATTCTACACGTTCACACCCTCGATATTCCATGCCTGCCACCTCGTCCAACCGTCTAATCGGGGCGAGTACGAGATTAGTGAAGCAATCGACCTCCTCATCAGGTCTGGCAGAACAATCGATGCAATTCGTCTCGACGGGTGGCGACTGGATATTGGCTATCCAGAAGACCGCGACGAAGCAGAACGAAGACTCCAAAAAGAAATCCAGTCGACGGAAGCAGTCTCTGACTGA
- a CDS encoding Cdc6/Cdc18 family protein — MRLEDRITRRRRRGRTRRVVRDLSALDPTAHPDEPTGRGPTLERILDVLDPVFDGSLPPHAHIYGPKGVGKSAVVTALFEQLARAIPSQQSVIYTTTRTAGTPATSFAYVDARTASTEFALLHATLDALSEERVPSQGVGIESLRSRLSDRVSHDERAVVAVDHVGEPETYSAQTAIDLLDDVSPHFSVLTIGRDPVDGVGDGVETVEVQAYERHNLVDILVERASDGIARNALTHEATSEVAAWADGDAHDALSALYGAARLAAADGAETLDTDLVTAGIDAVPEDGCSLGRVFALSESRRQVLQTFVALDDADKSSVTAATESIAAAPSVSLSATTIRRVLYELSDLGLVRRVPVAESADGPGRPATRPIPNFSTLAFRGLNDTDR; from the coding sequence ATGCGACTCGAAGACCGAATCACACGACGGCGCCGACGTGGACGGACGCGTCGGGTCGTCCGCGACTTGAGTGCCCTGGACCCGACTGCCCACCCGGACGAACCGACGGGTCGTGGGCCAACACTCGAGCGAATCCTCGACGTTCTGGACCCCGTCTTCGACGGGTCGTTGCCGCCGCACGCGCACATCTACGGCCCGAAGGGCGTCGGAAAGTCGGCCGTCGTGACCGCACTCTTCGAGCAACTTGCGCGTGCGATACCCTCCCAGCAGTCGGTCATCTACACGACGACGCGAACGGCCGGAACACCGGCTACCTCGTTCGCGTACGTCGATGCACGGACAGCCTCGACCGAATTTGCACTTCTCCACGCGACACTCGACGCCCTCTCGGAAGAACGGGTTCCGTCGCAAGGCGTCGGTATCGAGTCGCTGCGGAGTCGTCTGTCCGACCGCGTCTCGCACGACGAGCGAGCAGTCGTCGCTGTCGACCACGTCGGCGAACCGGAGACGTACTCGGCGCAGACTGCAATCGACTTGCTCGACGACGTATCGCCCCACTTCTCGGTGCTCACAATCGGCCGCGACCCGGTCGACGGCGTCGGCGACGGCGTCGAAACGGTCGAAGTTCAGGCGTACGAGCGACACAACCTCGTCGACATCCTCGTCGAACGCGCCTCCGACGGTATCGCACGGAACGCACTCACCCACGAGGCGACGAGCGAAGTGGCAGCGTGGGCCGACGGCGACGCCCACGACGCACTGTCGGCACTGTACGGGGCGGCGAGACTCGCGGCGGCAGACGGTGCTGAGACGCTCGACACGGACCTCGTCACCGCCGGCATCGACGCAGTCCCGGAGGACGGGTGTTCGTTGGGCCGCGTGTTCGCGCTCTCTGAGAGTCGAAGACAGGTCCTGCAGACGTTCGTCGCCCTCGACGACGCCGACAAATCCTCCGTGACCGCTGCGACCGAGAGCATCGCGGCGGCACCGTCTGTCTCGCTGTCGGCGACGACCATCAGACGCGTCCTCTACGAACTCTCTGACCTCGGACTCGTCCGCCGGGTTCCGGTGGCCGAATCGGCCGACGGCCCGGGCCGCCCGGCCACGCGCCCCATCCCGAACTTCTCTACGCTGGCGTTTCGCGGCCTGAACGACACGGACCGCTGA
- a CDS encoding HEWD family protein has translation MEPHLRRPTRRACERCGRVERWDDDVATWRIASEDGEKQVGSPYCIHEWDINGRFAPFEEAV, from the coding sequence ATGGAACCCCACCTTCGACGGCCGACCCGACGCGCCTGTGAGCGCTGTGGTCGAGTAGAACGCTGGGACGACGACGTGGCGACGTGGCGCATCGCGTCGGAAGACGGCGAGAAGCAGGTCGGAAGCCCCTACTGCATCCACGAGTGGGACATCAACGGCCGCTTCGCACCGTTCGAAGAAGCGGTCTGA
- a CDS encoding phosphoglycolate phosphatase gives MIPPLVLDIDGTLTDAQGRLDPRVFEVLPSWDAPVVLATGKAFPYPVSLCHYLGLPQTVIAENGGVVLVDGEVTFAGDREAAQAVADEFVSRGGTLGWDAADTVNRWRETEIAVSLDADEALLREVAAAFDLEVIDTGFAYHVKSRGIEKGIGLEHVCETMDYDPADFVAIGDSENDASTFRVVGQSYAVANADEVAKDAADEVLEQSYMDGTFSVLESLQNS, from the coding sequence ATGATTCCGCCGCTGGTACTCGATATCGATGGGACGCTCACCGACGCGCAGGGCCGACTCGACCCGCGCGTCTTCGAGGTGCTGCCGTCGTGGGACGCCCCTGTCGTCCTCGCGACGGGCAAGGCGTTCCCCTACCCCGTCTCGCTGTGTCACTACCTCGGACTCCCGCAGACGGTCATCGCCGAAAACGGCGGCGTCGTCCTCGTCGATGGCGAGGTGACGTTCGCAGGCGACAGAGAGGCCGCCCAGGCCGTCGCCGACGAGTTCGTCTCACGGGGTGGCACGCTCGGCTGGGACGCCGCCGACACCGTCAACCGCTGGCGCGAGACGGAGATTGCCGTCAGTCTCGACGCGGACGAGGCACTCCTCCGGGAAGTCGCCGCAGCGTTCGACCTAGAGGTCATCGACACGGGATTCGCCTACCACGTCAAGTCGCGCGGCATCGAGAAAGGAATCGGTCTCGAACACGTCTGCGAGACGATGGACTACGACCCGGCGGACTTCGTTGCAATCGGTGACAGCGAGAACGACGCGTCGACGTTCCGTGTCGTCGGTCAGTCCTACGCCGTCGCCAACGCGGACGAGGTAGCGAAAGACGCGGCGGACGAGGTTCTCGAACAGTCGTACATGGACGGCACGTTCTCGGTGCTCGAATCGTTGCAGAACTCGTAA
- the glpB gene encoding glycerol-3-phosphate dehydrogenase subunit GlpB produces MAITDDVLVVGGGIAACTAALSAAETGARVRLLAHKKSTLRQASGLVDVLGYIGDGGPSADPFDALDSLPADHPYHVVGEDGIRDGLRIFDEAVGDTYRGGHTDTNALVVTYGGTVKPTARYPASVATGLASSTGDMLLVGFEGLTDFDAPVAADHLTASGVPFDVRGVTVRYPKSFRSDAKVTRFAKALDRDESVSGGTVRSVLADTVAAEMDGQTRVGFPAILGDDHDEEVRDELADRLGVPVFEVPTGPPSLLGLKLEDMLFDALDDAGVRISSGNPAVDFEANDGRIDTVLVDQKSRLTPYEADQIVLATGGLVGKGLDSDREQVTEPVFGCHVPHPEDRYEWSDPEAFGDHAFARFGVVPDDELRPTGEDGEPHFENLRAAGGVVGGADVAREKSASGVSLATGAVAGRLAGEEATQ; encoded by the coding sequence ATGGCGATAACTGACGACGTTCTCGTCGTCGGTGGCGGTATCGCCGCCTGTACGGCCGCGCTCTCGGCCGCAGAGACCGGTGCGCGGGTTCGCCTACTGGCACACAAAAAGAGTACGCTCCGGCAGGCCAGTGGCCTCGTGGACGTGCTTGGGTACATCGGCGACGGAGGGCCGTCCGCCGACCCATTCGACGCACTCGACTCGCTCCCCGCGGACCACCCGTATCACGTCGTCGGCGAGGACGGCATCCGCGACGGCCTCAGAATCTTCGACGAGGCGGTCGGTGACACCTACCGGGGCGGGCACACCGACACGAACGCCCTCGTCGTGACGTACGGCGGCACCGTGAAACCGACCGCTCGCTACCCAGCGTCGGTCGCGACGGGCCTCGCAAGTTCGACAGGGGACATGCTCCTCGTCGGGTTCGAGGGGTTGACCGACTTCGACGCACCGGTCGCCGCCGACCACCTCACCGCTTCAGGCGTCCCCTTCGACGTGCGGGGCGTCACCGTCAGGTACCCCAAGTCGTTCCGCTCGGACGCGAAGGTCACGCGCTTCGCAAAAGCACTCGACAGAGACGAATCCGTGTCCGGTGGAACCGTCCGGTCCGTATTGGCCGACACCGTCGCCGCCGAGATGGACGGTCAGACCCGTGTCGGGTTCCCGGCGATTCTCGGCGACGACCACGACGAGGAAGTCCGCGACGAACTCGCCGACAGACTCGGTGTGCCAGTCTTCGAGGTCCCGACGGGACCGCCGAGTCTCCTCGGCCTCAAACTCGAAGACATGCTGTTCGACGCCCTCGACGACGCGGGCGTTCGCATCTCGTCGGGGAATCCGGCGGTCGATTTCGAGGCGAACGACGGCCGTATCGACACGGTGTTGGTCGACCAGAAGAGTCGCCTGACTCCGTACGAGGCCGACCAAATCGTCCTCGCGACGGGCGGACTCGTCGGGAAGGGACTCGACTCCGACCGCGAACAGGTCACTGAACCCGTCTTCGGGTGCCACGTCCCGCACCCCGAGGACCGCTACGAGTGGTCCGACCCCGAAGCGTTCGGCGACCACGCGTTCGCCCGGTTCGGCGTCGTCCCCGACGACGAACTGCGACCGACCGGCGAAGACGGCGAACCACACTTCGAAAACCTGCGTGCGGCGGGCGGTGTCGTCGGCGGCGCCGACGTGGCGCGAGAGAAGTCCGCGAGTGGCGTCTCGCTGGCGACGGGTGCCGTCGCCGGGCGACTCGCAGGCGAGGAGGCTACCCAATGA
- a CDS encoding rubrerythrin-like domain-containing protein encodes MTVHNSTIDNYRATEGYFECRSCGSRTVSDAHLGSCPSCGGSVRNIAVARE; translated from the coding sequence ATGACAGTACACAACTCGACCATCGACAACTATCGTGCCACCGAAGGGTACTTCGAGTGCCGCTCCTGTGGGTCGCGAACGGTCAGCGACGCACATCTCGGTTCGTGTCCCAGTTGTGGCGGGTCGGTACGGAACATCGCCGTCGCCCGCGAATAA
- a CDS encoding DUF368 domain-containing protein — MSTHTDERPALLSWLVLYLKGVCMGAADAVPGVSGGTIALVTGIYERLISAVTAITPERIRRVLTGISPKHRNDAVTALREIDVGFLIVLGAGIATAIITVTRVLTVAIDQQPVPTFGFFFGLIAASAVVLYAQVSLDSPRQLVAAAAGFTVAFVASGTVGSALGNSLPVTVVTGAIAVSAMILPGISGSLLLLLLGQYEYMTTALSQFVDTLIDVARGGPVSALVEPGTIVVAFIAGALVGLFTIAHIVRWALEHYRRETLAFLVSLIAGALRAPVVKTSEKLAELGQTWSVELFGIFALAALGGAILVLLVDRYTMVIEP; from the coding sequence ATGTCGACGCACACAGACGAGCGTCCGGCCCTCCTCTCGTGGCTCGTCCTCTACCTGAAGGGTGTCTGCATGGGTGCAGCAGACGCGGTCCCCGGGGTATCCGGTGGGACCATCGCTCTCGTCACAGGCATCTACGAACGACTCATCAGTGCGGTGACTGCCATCACACCCGAGCGAATTCGTCGGGTACTGACCGGAATCTCGCCGAAGCACCGGAACGACGCGGTAACGGCCTTACGCGAAATCGACGTGGGGTTCCTCATCGTCCTCGGAGCGGGAATCGCCACCGCCATCATCACCGTCACCCGCGTCCTCACCGTCGCAATCGACCAACAACCAGTGCCGACGTTCGGATTCTTCTTCGGTCTCATCGCCGCGTCCGCCGTCGTCTTGTACGCGCAGGTCTCACTCGACTCGCCTCGACAACTCGTCGCAGCAGCCGCGGGATTCACCGTCGCGTTCGTCGCGTCGGGAACCGTCGGGAGTGCACTCGGGAACTCACTCCCGGTGACCGTCGTCACAGGGGCAATCGCGGTGAGTGCGATGATTCTCCCCGGCATCTCGGGGTCGCTCCTCTTGTTGCTTCTCGGCCAGTACGAGTACATGACCACGGCTCTCAGCCAATTCGTCGACACGCTCATCGACGTGGCGAGAGGTGGTCCAGTGTCGGCGCTCGTCGAACCCGGAACCATCGTCGTCGCCTTCATCGCCGGTGCACTCGTCGGACTATTCACCATCGCCCATATCGTCCGGTGGGCGCTCGAACACTATCGCCGTGAGACGCTCGCGTTTCTCGTGAGTCTCATCGCCGGTGCACTCCGCGCACCCGTCGTCAAGACGAGTGAGAAACTCGCGGAGTTGGGCCAGACGTGGTCTGTCGAACTGTTCGGCATCTTCGCGCTCGCAGCGCTCGGCGGTGCGATACTCGTTCTTCTGGTCGACCGCTACACGATGGTTATCGAGCCCTGA
- a CDS encoding class I SAM-dependent methyltransferase: MGFHTFDADAAAKLDDPARYRYVSREELLSFLGPGSEDVVADLGSGTGFFTDDVAPYVDELHAVDVQEEMHDFYREKGAPENVTFVTADVASLPFDDDYLDGAFSTMTYHEFATDDAMAELARVVRPGGVVVVVDWSTTGEGQAGPPTDERFGLADAIDAFESVGFTVTHGESRRETFVCVARR, from the coding sequence ATGGGCTTTCACACCTTCGACGCCGACGCGGCGGCGAAACTCGACGACCCCGCGAGGTACCGCTACGTCTCTCGGGAGGAACTCCTCTCGTTCCTCGGCCCCGGTTCTGAAGACGTGGTCGCCGACCTGGGGAGTGGCACCGGGTTCTTCACCGACGACGTGGCCCCCTACGTCGACGAACTCCACGCAGTCGACGTACAAGAGGAGATGCACGACTTCTACCGGGAGAAAGGCGCACCCGAGAACGTCACGTTCGTCACCGCCGACGTGGCGTCGCTCCCCTTCGACGACGACTACCTCGACGGCGCGTTCTCGACGATGACCTACCACGAGTTCGCTACCGACGACGCGATGGCAGAACTCGCGCGCGTCGTCCGTCCAGGCGGAGTCGTTGTCGTGGTCGATTGGTCCACGACTGGTGAGGGACAGGCCGGACCGCCGACAGACGAACGATTCGGCCTCGCAGACGCCATCGACGCCTTCGAATCCGTCGGGTTCACCGTCACACACGGCGAGTCGCGACGCGAGACGTTCGTCTGTGTCGCTCGGCGCTGA
- the aglM gene encoding UDP-glucose 6-dehydrogenase AglM codes for MELSIIGSGYVGTTIAACFADLGHDVVNVDIDDAIVDSLNAGQAPIHEPGLDELVETHAGDRLRATTDYDAVLDTDATFLALPTPSNDDGSIDLSAMKAAASSLGETLAQKDDAHLVVTKSTVVPTTTVEVIGPRIEEASGKTVGEEFDIAMNPEFLREGTAVEDFLSPDKIVLGAQSERAYEQLDEIFASLVERAGDPPVVKTGISEAEMIKYANNAFLASKISLANDLANICKEFGVDSEEVLDAIGLDARIGSAFLGAGLGWGGSCFPKDTAAIIAAARARGYEPRLLQAAVDVNDEQPKRMLELLEDRFDPEGKRVAVLGLSFKPGTDDVRNSRAILLIDHLLDAGADVVGYDPVATENMRAHFPNIDYATSAADALVDADAALVATDWDEFAALDAQFDEMRERVVIDGRRIVTRRDGLDYESLV; via the coding sequence ATGGAACTCAGCATCATCGGCAGTGGGTACGTCGGCACGACGATTGCCGCGTGTTTCGCTGACCTCGGCCACGACGTGGTCAACGTCGATATCGACGACGCCATCGTCGACTCGCTGAACGCCGGCCAGGCCCCGATTCACGAACCCGGCCTCGACGAACTCGTCGAGACACACGCCGGCGACCGACTCAGGGCGACGACAGACTACGACGCGGTTCTCGACACGGACGCGACGTTCCTCGCCCTCCCGACTCCCTCGAACGACGACGGAAGTATCGACCTAAGCGCGATGAAAGCGGCGGCGTCGTCGCTCGGTGAGACACTCGCGCAGAAAGACGACGCACACCTCGTCGTCACCAAGAGTACGGTCGTTCCGACGACGACGGTGGAAGTCATCGGACCACGAATCGAGGAGGCATCGGGGAAGACTGTCGGCGAGGAGTTCGATATCGCGATGAACCCCGAATTCCTCCGCGAAGGGACCGCTGTCGAGGACTTCCTCTCCCCCGACAAAATCGTCCTCGGTGCACAGAGCGAACGCGCGTACGAGCAGTTAGACGAGATATTCGCCTCGCTTGTCGAACGCGCGGGCGACCCGCCGGTCGTCAAGACCGGAATCAGCGAAGCAGAGATGATAAAGTACGCGAACAACGCCTTCCTCGCGTCGAAGATTAGCCTCGCGAACGACCTCGCGAACATCTGCAAAGAGTTCGGTGTCGACTCCGAGGAGGTTCTCGATGCAATCGGTCTCGACGCTCGCATCGGGTCGGCGTTCCTCGGTGCAGGTCTCGGATGGGGTGGGTCGTGCTTCCCAAAAGACACGGCCGCGATTATCGCCGCCGCTCGTGCACGGGGCTACGAACCACGCCTTCTGCAAGCCGCCGTCGACGTCAACGACGAGCAACCGAAGCGGATGCTCGAACTCCTCGAAGACCGATTCGACCCGGAGGGAAAGCGTGTCGCCGTCCTCGGCCTCTCGTTCAAGCCCGGCACCGACGACGTTCGAAATTCACGTGCGATTCTCCTCATCGACCACCTCCTCGACGCGGGTGCCGACGTCGTCGGCTACGACCCCGTCGCGACCGAGAATATGCGTGCGCACTTCCCGAATATCGACTACGCCACGTCTGCCGCAGACGCACTCGTCGATGCCGATGCCGCACTCGTCGCGACCGACTGGGACGAGTTCGCCGCACTCGACGCACAGTTCGACGAGATGCGCGAGCGAGTCGTCATCGACGGTCGCCGTATCGTGACCCGGCGTGACGGACTCGACTACGAATCGCTCGTCTGA